One Ricinus communis isolate WT05 ecotype wild-type chromosome 1, ASM1957865v1, whole genome shotgun sequence DNA window includes the following coding sequences:
- the LOC8266684 gene encoding ribose-phosphate pyrophosphokinase 1 isoform X3: MASPLHLSTASPSSLPFSHGSSSFIVKEPRFPLRHAVRCNLVEPLKFENGKPMPCVPLLSPIEQSFPNFIASKTHLEPKTTPRASKHDTRLRIFSGTANPALSQEIACYMGLELGKIKIKRFADGEIYVQLQESVRGCDVFLVQPTCPPANENLMELLIMIDACRRASAKNITAVIPYFGYARADRKTQGRESIAAKLVANLITEAGANRVLACDLHSGQSMGYFDIPVDHVYGQVMNLIGDVKGKVAVMVDDMIDTAGTISKGAALLHQEGAREVYACSTHAVFSPPAIERLSSGLFQEVIITNTIPVAEQNYFPQLTILSVANLLGETIWRVHDDCSGAFEPYSSLGID, from the exons ATGGCATCTCCTCTTCACTTATCCACAGCATCCCCATCTTCGCTCCCTTTTTCCCATGGCTCTTCCAGTTTCATAGTCAAGGAGCCTCGCTTCCCCCTCCGACACGCCGTC AGGTGTAATCTGGTGGAACCGCTCAAATTTGAGAACGGGAAGCCAATGCCATGCGTCCCTCTGCTTAGTCCTATCGAACAATCATTCCCCAATTTTATAGCTTCAAAAACCCATTTGGAGCCAAAAACCACTCCTAGAGCTTCCAAACATGATACCAGGCTCCGCATTTTTTCTGGCACTGCCAATCCTGCTCTCTCTCAG GAAATTGCGTGCTACATGGGTTTGGAGCTTGGAAAGATTAAAATCAAGCGTTTTGCTGACGGTGAAATTTATGTTCAATTGCAAGAAAGTGTCAGAGGATGCGATGTTTTTCTCGTCCAACCTACTTGTCCTCCTGCAAATGAGAATCTTATGGAGCTTCTCATCATGATCGATGCTTGCCGCAGGGCGTCTGCCAAAAATATTACTGCTGTCATTCCATATTTTGGCTATGCCAGGGCTGATAGGAAG ACTCAAGGGCGTGAATCCATTGCTGCCAAACTTGTTGCAAATTTGATAACTGAAGCCGGTGCAAATCGTGTGCTCGCTTGTGATCTTCATTCTGGCCAGTCAATGGGGTATTTTGACATTCCCGTGGATCATGTATATGGTCAG GTTATGAACTTAATAGGAGATGTGAAGGGGAAGGTTGCAGTCATGGTGGATGACATGATTGATACAGCTG GGACAATTAGCAAAGGCGCAGCTTTATTGCATCAAGAGGGAGCAAGGGAGGTGTATGCATGCAGTACACATGCTGTTTTCAG TCCTCCTGCCATAGAGAGGTTATCGAGTGGTCTATTTCAAGAGGTGATCATAACCAATACAATACCAGTGGCAGAGCAGAACTATTTTCCTCAACTCACAATCTTGTCGGTAGCAAATCTCCTGGGTGAGACTATATGGCGTGTTCATGATGACTGCTCT GGTGCCTTTGAACCCTATTCAAGCTTGGGCATTGACTGA
- the LOC8266684 gene encoding ribose-phosphate pyrophosphokinase 1 isoform X1 encodes MASPLHLSTASPSSLPFSHGSSSFIVKEPRFPLRHAVRCNLVEPLKFENGKPMPCVPLLSPIEQSFPNFIASKTHLEPKTTPRASKHDTRLRIFSGTANPALSQEIACYMGLELGKIKIKRFADGEIYVQLQESVRGCDVFLVQPTCPPANENLMELLIMIDACRRASAKNITAVIPYFGYARADRKTQGRESIAAKLVANLITEAGANRVLACDLHSGQSMGYFDIPVDHVYGQPVILDYLASKTICSDDLVVVSPDVGGVARARAFAKKLSDAPLAIVDKRRHGHNVAEVMNLIGDVKGKVAVMVDDMIDTAGTISKGAALLHQEGAREVYACSTHAVFSPPAIERLSSGLFQEVIITNTIPVAEQNYFPQLTILSVANLLGETIWRVHDDCSGAFEPYSSLGID; translated from the exons ATGGCATCTCCTCTTCACTTATCCACAGCATCCCCATCTTCGCTCCCTTTTTCCCATGGCTCTTCCAGTTTCATAGTCAAGGAGCCTCGCTTCCCCCTCCGACACGCCGTC AGGTGTAATCTGGTGGAACCGCTCAAATTTGAGAACGGGAAGCCAATGCCATGCGTCCCTCTGCTTAGTCCTATCGAACAATCATTCCCCAATTTTATAGCTTCAAAAACCCATTTGGAGCCAAAAACCACTCCTAGAGCTTCCAAACATGATACCAGGCTCCGCATTTTTTCTGGCACTGCCAATCCTGCTCTCTCTCAG GAAATTGCGTGCTACATGGGTTTGGAGCTTGGAAAGATTAAAATCAAGCGTTTTGCTGACGGTGAAATTTATGTTCAATTGCAAGAAAGTGTCAGAGGATGCGATGTTTTTCTCGTCCAACCTACTTGTCCTCCTGCAAATGAGAATCTTATGGAGCTTCTCATCATGATCGATGCTTGCCGCAGGGCGTCTGCCAAAAATATTACTGCTGTCATTCCATATTTTGGCTATGCCAGGGCTGATAGGAAG ACTCAAGGGCGTGAATCCATTGCTGCCAAACTTGTTGCAAATTTGATAACTGAAGCCGGTGCAAATCGTGTGCTCGCTTGTGATCTTCATTCTGGCCAGTCAATGGGGTATTTTGACATTCCCGTGGATCATGTATATGGTCAG CCTGTGATACTTGATTACCTTGCTAGTAAGACTATTTGTTCTGATGACTTGGTGGTGGTCTCCCCTGATGTTGGTGGCGTAGCTAGAGCACGTGCTTTTGCCAAGAAATTATCAGATGCACCTCTTGCCATTGTGGATAAAAGGCGTCATGGACACAATGTTGCTGAG GTTATGAACTTAATAGGAGATGTGAAGGGGAAGGTTGCAGTCATGGTGGATGACATGATTGATACAGCTG GGACAATTAGCAAAGGCGCAGCTTTATTGCATCAAGAGGGAGCAAGGGAGGTGTATGCATGCAGTACACATGCTGTTTTCAG TCCTCCTGCCATAGAGAGGTTATCGAGTGGTCTATTTCAAGAGGTGATCATAACCAATACAATACCAGTGGCAGAGCAGAACTATTTTCCTCAACTCACAATCTTGTCGGTAGCAAATCTCCTGGGTGAGACTATATGGCGTGTTCATGATGACTGCTCT GGTGCCTTTGAACCCTATTCAAGCTTGGGCATTGACTGA
- the LOC8266684 gene encoding ribose-phosphate pyrophosphokinase 1 isoform X2, translated as MASPLHLSTASPSSLPFSHGSSSFIVKEPRFPLRHAVRCNLVEPLKFENGKPMPCVPLLSPIEQSFPNFIASKTHLEPKTTPRASKHDTRLRIFSGTANPALSQEIACYMGLELGKIKIKRFADGEIYVQLQESVRGCDVFLVQPTCPPANENLMELLIMIDACRRASAKNITAVIPYFGYARADRKTQGRESIAAKLVANLITEAGANRVLACDLHSGQSMGYFDIPVDHVYGQPVILDYLASKTICSDDLVVVSPDVGGVARARAFAKKLSDAPLAIVDKRRHGHNVAEVMNLIGDVKGKVAVMVDDMIDTAGTISKGAALLHQEGAREVYACSTHAVFSPPAIERLSSGLFQEVIITNTIPVAEQNYFPQLTILSVANLLGCL; from the exons ATGGCATCTCCTCTTCACTTATCCACAGCATCCCCATCTTCGCTCCCTTTTTCCCATGGCTCTTCCAGTTTCATAGTCAAGGAGCCTCGCTTCCCCCTCCGACACGCCGTC AGGTGTAATCTGGTGGAACCGCTCAAATTTGAGAACGGGAAGCCAATGCCATGCGTCCCTCTGCTTAGTCCTATCGAACAATCATTCCCCAATTTTATAGCTTCAAAAACCCATTTGGAGCCAAAAACCACTCCTAGAGCTTCCAAACATGATACCAGGCTCCGCATTTTTTCTGGCACTGCCAATCCTGCTCTCTCTCAG GAAATTGCGTGCTACATGGGTTTGGAGCTTGGAAAGATTAAAATCAAGCGTTTTGCTGACGGTGAAATTTATGTTCAATTGCAAGAAAGTGTCAGAGGATGCGATGTTTTTCTCGTCCAACCTACTTGTCCTCCTGCAAATGAGAATCTTATGGAGCTTCTCATCATGATCGATGCTTGCCGCAGGGCGTCTGCCAAAAATATTACTGCTGTCATTCCATATTTTGGCTATGCCAGGGCTGATAGGAAG ACTCAAGGGCGTGAATCCATTGCTGCCAAACTTGTTGCAAATTTGATAACTGAAGCCGGTGCAAATCGTGTGCTCGCTTGTGATCTTCATTCTGGCCAGTCAATGGGGTATTTTGACATTCCCGTGGATCATGTATATGGTCAG CCTGTGATACTTGATTACCTTGCTAGTAAGACTATTTGTTCTGATGACTTGGTGGTGGTCTCCCCTGATGTTGGTGGCGTAGCTAGAGCACGTGCTTTTGCCAAGAAATTATCAGATGCACCTCTTGCCATTGTGGATAAAAGGCGTCATGGACACAATGTTGCTGAG GTTATGAACTTAATAGGAGATGTGAAGGGGAAGGTTGCAGTCATGGTGGATGACATGATTGATACAGCTG GGACAATTAGCAAAGGCGCAGCTTTATTGCATCAAGAGGGAGCAAGGGAGGTGTATGCATGCAGTACACATGCTGTTTTCAG TCCTCCTGCCATAGAGAGGTTATCGAGTGGTCTATTTCAAGAGGTGATCATAACCAATACAATACCAGTGGCAGAGCAGAACTATTTTCCTCAACTCACAATCTTGTCGGTAGCAAATCTCCTGG GGTGCCTTTGA
- the LOC8266683 gene encoding WD-40 repeat-containing protein MSI1, whose product MGKDEEEMRGEIEERLINEEYKIWKKNTPFLYDLVITHALEWPSLTVEWLPDREEPPDKDYSVQKMILGTHTSENEPNYLMLAQVQLPLDDAENDARHYDDDRSDMGGFGAANGKVQIIQQINHDGEVNRARYMPQNPFIIATKTVSAEVYLFDYSKHPSKPPLDGACSPDLRLRGHSTEGYGLSWSKFKQGHLLSGSDDAQICLWDINSTPKNKSLDAFQIFKVHEGVVEDVAWHLRHEYLFGSVGDDQYLLIWDLRTPSVSKPVQSVVAHQSEVNCLAFNPFNEWVVATGSTDKTVKLFDIRKINTALHTFDCHKEEVFQVGWNPKNETILASCCLGRRLMVWDLSRIDEEQTPEDAEDGPPELLFIHGGHTSKISDFSWNPCEDWVIASVAEDNILQIWQMAENIYHDEDDIPGDESNKGS is encoded by the exons ATGGgaaaagatgaagaagaaatgaGAGGGGAGATAGAGGAGAGACTGATTAACGAAGAATACAAAATATGGAAAAAGAACACGCCATTTCTATACGATCTGGTGATAACTCATGCCCTCGAGTGGCCTTCCCTCACTGTCGAATGGCTGCCAGACCGCGAGGAGCCTCCTGATAAGGATTACTCCGTCCAGAAGATGATCCTTGGGACTCACACCTCCGAGAACGAGCCTAACTACCTTATGCTGGCCCAGGTCCAGCTTCCCCTCGATGATGCCGAGAATGACGCCCGCCACTACGACGACGATCGCTCCGATATGGGTGGGTTTGGAGCAGCCAACGGCAAAGTCCAAATCATTCAGCAAATCAATCACGATGGCGAGGTCAACAGGGCTCGTTACATGCCCCAAAACCCTTTCATCATTGCCACAAAGACCGTCAGTGCAGAAGTCTATCTCTTTGACTACAGCAAGCACCCTTCAAAGCCCCCTCTGGACGGCGCTTGTTCTCCCGATTTGCGGTTGAGAGGCCACAGCACTGAAGGATACGGATTGTCCTGGAGTAAGTTTAAACAAGGTCACTTGCTTAGCGGTTCTGATGATGCTCAAATATGCTTATGGGACATCAATTCTACTCCTAAAAACAAGTCCCTTGATGCTTTCCAAATCTTTAAGGTTCATGAAGGCGTTGTTGAAGATGTTGCCTGGCATCTCAGGCACGAATACTTATTTGGCTCTGTTGGGGATGATCAATACCTCCTCATATGGGATCTCCGCACTCCTTCTGTCTCCAAACCTGTCCAATCTGTTGTTGCTCACCAGAGTGAG GTTAATTGCTTGGCTTTTAATCCTTTCAATGAATGGGTTGTGGCCACGGGATCTACAGATAAAACTGTCAAGTTGTTTGATATACGGAAGATCAATACAGCACTTCACACATTTGATTGCCACAA GGAGGAGGTTTTCCAAGTTGGGTGGAACCCCAAAAATGAAACTATTttagcttcttgttgccttgGCAGAAGGCTCATGGTGTGGGATCTTAGCAG GATCGATGAAGAACAGACACCTGAGGATGCTGAAGATGGTCCTCCAGAGTTGCTTTTTATTCATGGTGGTCACACAAGTAAAATATCGGATTTTTCGTGGAATCCTTGTGAGGACTGGGTTATTGCAAGTGTAGCTGAAGATAACATACTTCAGATATGGCAGATGGCAGAGAATATCTACCATGATGAAGATGACATACCTGGGGATGAATCCAATAAAGGGTCCTAg
- the LOC8266682 gene encoding protein SSUH2 homolog isoform X1: MEIPMGGMSAALVTLLRLEPEPNNYVKSSPTATNTNTNPITTNPSSPFLSLSKPSWIVRTESNVRKEIRKKPHPQCVVCHGTGRVDCHLCSGLAGRTNFIHLAMLPKGEWPKWCRTCGGSGLNYCSRCLGTGEYRYIMGFHFMEQRDNPHPPHSPS, from the exons ATGGAAATACCAATGGGAGGAATGAGTGCTGCTCTGGTAACGCTTCTCCGATTGGAGCCGGAACCCAACAACTATGTTAAAAGCAGCCCCACCGCCACCAACACCAACACCAATCCCATCACTACAAACCCTTCTTCACCGTTTCTTTCTCTCTCGAAGCCATCTTGGATCGTCAGAACTGAG TCGAATGTCCGcaaagaaataagaaagaaaccTCATCCCCAATGTGTGGTTTGTCACGGAACTGGACGAGTTGATTGCCACCTTTGTTCCGGTCTAG CAGGACGaacaaattttattcatttagcaATGCTTCCAAAAGGGGAATGGCCAAAATG GTGTAGGACTTGTGGGGGCAGTGGCCTCAACTACTGCTCCCGTTGTCTTGGTACCGGAGAGTATAGGTACATAATGGGCTTCCACTTCATGGAACAGAGGGACAACCCACATCCACCTCATTCTCCttcttga
- the LOC8266682 gene encoding uncharacterized protein LOC8266682 isoform X2, which yields MEIPMGGMSAALVTLLRLEPEPNNYVKSSPTATNTNTNPITTNPSSPFLSLSKPSWIVRTESNVRKEIRKKPHPQCVVCHGTGRVDCHLCSGLGRTNFIHLAMLPKGEWPKWCRTCGGSGLNYCSRCLGTGEYRYIMGFHFMEQRDNPHPPHSPS from the exons ATGGAAATACCAATGGGAGGAATGAGTGCTGCTCTGGTAACGCTTCTCCGATTGGAGCCGGAACCCAACAACTATGTTAAAAGCAGCCCCACCGCCACCAACACCAACACCAATCCCATCACTACAAACCCTTCTTCACCGTTTCTTTCTCTCTCGAAGCCATCTTGGATCGTCAGAACTGAG TCGAATGTCCGcaaagaaataagaaagaaaccTCATCCCCAATGTGTGGTTTGTCACGGAACTGGACGAGTTGATTGCCACCTTTGTTCCGGTCTAG GACGaacaaattttattcatttagcaATGCTTCCAAAAGGGGAATGGCCAAAATG GTGTAGGACTTGTGGGGGCAGTGGCCTCAACTACTGCTCCCGTTGTCTTGGTACCGGAGAGTATAGGTACATAATGGGCTTCCACTTCATGGAACAGAGGGACAACCCACATCCACCTCATTCTCCttcttga